Below is a window of Maylandia zebra isolate NMK-2024a linkage group LG19, Mzebra_GT3a, whole genome shotgun sequence DNA.
ACGCCCCCCATCTACGGCACCTCCCCTTCAGAGACCAAGCCCTGCCTCCCCGAGGTCCCCATCACAGGAAACTGCTGCCGCTCTGGCCACCACCACCCCGAGGAAGTCTTCGTCATCCTCCCTGACTGCATCGGGGCCGCGCTCCTACATGAGCCCCACCGCCAGCTCCATGGCTAAGATGTCCCGCTCTGTCTCCATGGGCGATGGCCTTAACGTCCCCGAACCCACTGACGACCTGGCAGTGACATCACCGACTCCTTCATCTCAAATCAAAGAGACTCCACCTCCTGTTGTCGCCGTGGTTCCCTCTGTTACTCTGGCCACGCCCCCTCACGCAGCTGTGGTCCCAGTTGTCGTCTCTTCGTCTTGCTCCTCGTTTCTGGGGAACCATGGTAACCAGATGCCCCCACCCACCCGCTGTCTCCAGGCTCGCGTCTCCAGTAGCAGCAGGCCGCTTCCTGACAAACCCtccctcccccctttctcaaCGGTGTCCTCATCCTCCTCGCAGCCTCCTCCGGTATCCGTCTCCCCCCTGACTCCCGCACGACAAGAAGCGGGGCCTCCTACAGACGGCGGCGCCGGGCAGATGGACGACGCAGGTTTGGACTCtaaccctcctcctcttcatccctTCATCCTGTCATCTCTttggctcctcctcctcctcacccttcCTCTCCTGTGTGACGGGTGAGACGTTTCTGTCGTCTCTGCTTTCATCGCATCATTGTTTacagtctgtttttaaataaataaaacgacGCTCGAGTGACCTCACCTGCTGCTTTCTCTTTATGCAGACGAGCCAATCAGTGTGGAGAGCTGCAGGGCTCTGACCAATGAGCTGCAGAGCTGCTTTAAGAAAGCGACGCACCTGTACAGGAGAGTGAGTAACAGACTCCGCCCACCTTACCATCTATGTTTGATGGTCACAGCAGTATtcacctctcctcctcttcttccaggtGAGTGGCTCCTCCTCAGATGAGTCCGCCCTCGACCAGCACCAGATGTCCCGCGTCCTATCAGAGGCCTTCCAGGCGATGAAGGCGGAGCTTGACGCCCTGCCGCTCGGCATGCTGACAGCGGAGGGGGGGCTGGGAGGTGTGGGAGAGGTGAAGACAGCAGCGCTTCTGGAGGAGTACTCGCTGCTACTCCTGCAGGCGGTTCACAGGAGGATCAACAGCAGCACCTGAGCCCCGTCCCTCTAACCCCGCCCCCCTCCGGAAGGATCTGAagccattttgtttttaaactgatgCAATGATCTTATTCGTTTTTATCAAAGACGTTTCTCGTTCCTCGAACTTCCCAGCGGCCGTCAGTCTGAAGGAGCGATCGGATTATTGATCGCCGTTAGACTGAGCAATACCACACTTTGTGATCTGATGCTAGGACTTTGTATTTATTGTGATGATGAGCTGTTACACTACTGACTCCGCCCCCTCGCCTCACGCCGACCGGCCCTGCTTTTACCGCGGTCGTGCATTTTGATGTCTTCGGGTGTTTGTGGGGATAAATTTGTAGTTTGAAacgttttcatgtttttttgtcaCGTTTAATAAAAGTTTCAGACTCGCTGTGATCTCCGACTTTACTGCAGAACAAACAAGAATCAGCAGGTCTgttaaaactttattgatcgATAGACGAGAACGTTATTTCACTGACTGCTACATTCACAGGGGCGGGGCTAAAATCACGCTCCTCCTGAGACTTTTCCATGAAATGATCACTGgagcagaaacagcagcagtgagaCTCGTTAAACCTGTTTACAGGATCATTTCCTCCGCTTTACGTTATATTAAAGAGTAAAGAGTAAAGTTTGCGTTATTAAGGGCGTGGCCTCTTTCAtcccacttcctgtttgctctGCCGTACAAAGGTTGGATAATCTGGGTGCATCCCAGGACGTCGCCATCACAGGTGGAACAGCAGGAAGCCGGAGAACACGCTGAAGTTTCGCGAGTCGTCATAGAGGCGGTAGCTGGCCGGCAGGCCGAGGTGCACCCGGTCGCCCTCCTCTAGCTGCAGACACACGGCGTTGCTTGTGGAGGCGTAGCCGCCGTGGTCGTTCAGGTCGAGGCTGAAGACGATCGGCTTGTCGTTCTTGTACAGGTACAGGCCCATGTAGCCTTTCAGGTAATCTGCAGCCGTGAAGCTGAAGACGTACAGTCCGCTGACAGGAGCCGTGAAAACACCTGAGGACCAGCACAGGTGTTAATCAGACAAGCACCTCAGGGAGGAGCTCCACCCCCTCCACCTTTGACAATATTAATATAATTCTGCAGTCAAACATATGTTACGTGGAGCTGAATATTTCAGCGTCATGTGGGCGGCACGCTCTACCTGCTGTCTGGTTGTAGGCTTCGCCAATGTTGGTGATGATTTTGGAGAAGATCAGAGTTGTTTCTTCATCAAACGGTCCCACTGACCCTGAATCGGTCAGACCGGCTGAAAACGCCACCCTGAGCTCACCTAGAAGAGACAGATGTGATGTTTAACCCACAGCTGGCTGGTGAGGACATTTAAAGTGCCGCAGGCGTGGCTGACCTGCTTCCTCGGACGAGGCGCTCAGCTGGTTCAGCCTGACCTGCAGCTCTGAGAGAAAACATTCAGATGTGATTCAAGTTAATCGGACGCAGAAAGCTTCGAGGTCGTTCGTTACCATCAGCGCGTCTCTGTGCCGCCGTCAGTCGGTCCGAAACAGACTCCAGCTCAGCGGCTCGCACTGAAAACAGAGCGTGACACTGTGAACTCGGATAAACGCCATCAGACCTCCCGACAGTCCGGCAACGTAACAGAGGTCACCTGTGTTTTGTGTCGTCAGCTCGTCCACCTGCCGCTTGGTGACGTTCAGTCTGAGCTTCGTGGCCAACAGCTCGATGTCACGGCctgaaaacagtttttattttaatgacctgcagaacaAATGAGACCCCGACCTTCATCTGCGTCTTCAGCTGTAAACATCTGCTCTGCAAGCTGAGCAACAGCAACAATAAACAGTGGTGTGTAGGGTGCTACGCGTCACCTCAGTGTCACTTCATGTCTGACTGAGAGCTTTAATGAGCGACTCTTGAAACCTCAGGTAGGAGCTGATGACGGTACCTGCAGCACGAGTGTCCAGCTGTTCCAGCTGTGTCTCAGAGGATCTCAATCTGACATCCACGGCTGCACAACAAACCACTTTGTCATCGTTCACACAGAATTTCTAAACAGGTTCTCAGTTTCCGCTTTGCTTTAAAATGTCTACAGTTGGTACAAAGGTGTGACGTTAACCTTCGTGTGTTACCTGTGTGCTCAGACAGCAGCTGCTCCAGCTGTTTGTCTCCACGTCTCAGCCTGGTGAACATCTCTAAACAGAAACAGCAGCTGTGAGCGTGCTCAGAGCGATTCTCACTGCGTGCTCTCTGACAGCTGTACCTGTGTTCAGGTTGCCCTGCAGGCTTGCGCTCGCGCTCACGTTTGTCTGCAGCTTCGTCAGTTTGGAGCTTTGATCTGAAACGTGAACAGTAGACAAACAAAGGGCCCTCACACACATACGCTTCCTTTCACCGGAGATTTCATTCACTTACCTGATGTTTCAGTCTGCAGCTCGTGGATCTGATGCTCTGTGGAGTTTAGTTTAAGCTGCAGCTGCTTCACTGAGTCGGTCTGAGCTGGAAACAGCACAGGAAACACATCACAGGTCTGACAGCGACACATCGAGTGTGGATGACAGGTTAGTCTCTGTTTAGACGCAGACGACACTCCGATCTCTGTCCTGGGAGATGATCCTGAGTGTGTCTGGCCTGAATGTTGTTAAACTGAAACGGAGACAGATGCTGCAACAATCACCAGCACGTACGTGTCCACAGAGTGATCAACATGCTCAGTTTTCATCTCAGTCTGAATCGTCAACACCACACAATCATTTTTGTCAGTGTCGACCAATCAAAGCACTGGGAGGAGGAGCCGTTTGTTTTATCTCATCATTCTGTCAGCGTCCAAACTCACTGTTTACACCGACGGTAAATCAgaggattttcaaaataaatcttaTTTATTCATTACTGAAACTGTTGAAGCTTCCAGGGAAGCATTAAAATTTTCTTCAGTTTCAGCTTCAAAGTTCAGTGTTTGCTACATAAAGTTGCAACACTTCACTCTGTTTGTGTGGATGTAACGTTCATGTATCGCATGAGCATTTGTACAACATGCCAGTCTGAAAGCTTCGTGTGTTACCTGTGTGCTCAGCCTTCAGCTGTTCCAGCCGTTTTTCACCATCTCTCAGTTGGTTCATAATCTCTGCAAAGTAAAGTAAACACGGTTGATGGTTCTTCAGGGAACCTTGTTAGATCCTTACATGACTGAATGTTTCTCTCTGCTCTGGCTGTATGAAGGTTTACAATCAAAGGTGGGCACACATGACTAAAGTATCCCATTAAACTAAACTGATCCAAATAGCAACTTGTTCAAAATCGTTGTTGATCAGTGTGATCGAGGCAGCTCTGAAACAGAAGCGTCTGGACTTCCAAAAAGCTTCTTCAGtcctagggtcaaatggtggagagtccctgAGAGGGTCGTGGACCAactattgatcctctacctaatcacacaaaccaaggtgtgaaaacaggtgtgggtcccaatcagccaggatgagacctggccccaccctatcatgtgatttcctgaggtgaggatgtgagtgggcgttaaggcgtctgggaaggatctcagactggattatagatggcagacagatggtgtcgtaagccccgcCCTGCGTTCAAAGACTGTTGTTCACAGTGAACacagatgcttctttcactcctctttcaaaccgtctgtcttctctgtccaacatgtgaacattggcatcctcgaaagagtgacctttgacctttagatgcagatggactgccatgtcttgtcccgtggaggtggctcttctatgttgtggcTGTTTGGTGGTGCCAGTGTAGGTCTGAGCTCCGCACAGCTACGTTGCTGAGTTTGTGTTGAACCAGTGTGTGTGTCCGAGTGTGTGTCTGAAGTACACTCTGAGCGTTGCAGCGTCCCTTTAATAGCATCGCACAAACTCTCTGTATCTTTTCAGTTACAGCGCCCAGCCGGGCTGTTTCTGGGCAGACTTTACTGTTCCAGGAGGATGCTTCGTCCTTCTGCACCCCAGCAGGTAACAGAGTGAAACATGGTCAGGCCACGCAGCTTTCACCAGATCATGCTGACGCACGCACGCAGGCGCGCACACACGCTTTATCTATGCAAACACAAATCCTACAGTGAAGTTCGAACAGCTAAATCTAAATGTGAGGATAAACTACAGTTTTCGTACACAAAGTCAGATGTTGGATGAATATGAATAAGACGATATCACCAGACCAGGCAGGAAACTGTGTTTGCCGTACTGCGGCCATGTGAGATGAACTTGGGATCTCGTTTCCTTTGAAATGCTTCAAATATGCGACCGCTCGCAGTCAGCTGCCATCTTGGTGCATCAAGAAGCGCTAAGAGTTGCAATATTCAGCAGACTGAGATGAACTGGAAATAACCTTCACCAGTGTGATGATGACTGTGTCAGTCAAATCACGGTTGCTGGCTCCGCCCTGTGCAGTCACCTTGTGAGGCAAAGTGCTCGCACCGAGGCAGAGCACTCGACCTCAGGCTGACCAGTTTACAGCCACTTAGTGAATGCGACGTGGGCAGCACCAAATGTTCCCAGACACAAAAGAGTTCCGCCTTTTTTACTGTAGTGTGACGGAGCCATGAAGAGTTCCTCTGAGAACCAGCTCGGTTCAGGATGAAGTCAAAGTCAGAGTGTGTTACCTGTGTGCTCAGACAGCAGCTGTTCCAGCTGTTTGTCTCTCAGCCTGGTGAACATCTCTAAACAGAAACAGCAGCTGTGAGCGTGCTCAGAGCGATTCTCACTGCGTGCTCTCTGACAGCTGTACCTGTGTTCAGGTTGCCCTGCAGGCTCGCGCTCGCGCTCACGTTTGTCTGCAGCTTCGTCAGTTTGGAGCTTTGATCTGAAACGTGAACAGTAGACAAACAAAGGGCCCTCACACACATACGCTTCCTTTCACCGGAGATTTCATTCACTTACCTGATGTTTCAGTCTGCAGCTCGTGGATCTGATGCTCTGTGGAGTTTAGTTTAAGCTGCAGCTGCTTCACTGAGTCGGTCTGAGCTGGAAACAGCACAGGAAACACATCACAGGTAAACTGAGAGCAGCTGCATGCTGTCACATGTTGCACCCTCAGATCACCTGACTTGCCTGTGCCGGTCAGCTCCAGCTGCTGCACCTGACTCTTCACAGCCGACAGGTTTTCTTCCCACGAGGCTGTGACAGCTGAGAGGGGAGGAGACGATCCCAGTTATGCAGAAACTCTTCACCTTTACTGGATCAGAGCTCGTTTATGAACACAGGACTGGAGCGCGTCCTTCACACGTCTTCAGCAGCTGTCTGAGGGACACGCTCTCCAGTCGACACGGACGCAGTTTATCGTGTTACAGCAGACAGATCTGATCATTGGACACAACATCTGGATCCAGCCAACACCGATGAAACAAACAGGTTGGTGAACATCTGGAAAGGTGAGCTCTGAGgtcagctgcagctgctgcaggtaACTCACACCTGTGGACTGACTCACCTGAGGTTTGTGTGTGCAGCTCATCCAAGCGGCGTTCAGCCTCACTCAGCCTGCTGCCGAGCGCCGAAACCTCCGCCGACTCCACTGAAATGTGAGAACAAAAGCGATGGAGGGTCGGTGAAACATGTTTGATGACGAACGGCTTCAACAGTAATCTACGGACACGAGCACTCGCAGAGATGCTCTCCGTGAACGTGTTTGCTTCCTCGCAGTAACATAAACACGCTGGCGCTCGTTTCTCTGTGCGTCTTGCTGCATCAGACTATAAATCTCACGGCGTACTTCCGTCTCAGTTTCATGCACACAACGGTGAGAATTaacttaattttgtttttctaatctTCTCTCCTGGCTCTCGGCGGAGGCAGTCGCATCTTCTCCGgtctcctctcccttatcttcgTCTCATCTCGGAGACGCTCTCCGCGTGTTCTCTAAGAATAAcaaggaattatggatttgatcagcTGGTCTCTAAACACTACTAACACCCTCTCGATGAGAAACCTGGGTGCTGGGAGCCTGATCCTCCTGCAGGAACGTGCGCTGCCGGATTGGCACGACACCGGCGCATCGTGTGTCTGCCAACACTCTCAGAGGAGGACATTGAAGACATCGACCTGTTCTGGGCTGTGATAACGGGCTTCCTGCTGATTGGAGCTGCTCGGCCCTGGCGTATCGACGAATAATGAAAACCTGTTACAGCTGCTCAAAATCCCACGAGCACTCACACTGTTAACTGAACACAGTCTGGATAAAATCATGGAGAAGCTCACAACTCTGCAACGGGAGAGCTAGAATTGATAGGAttatgagagctgctccatcccactttggacaCATTTATTAACCCTCATAATGTCCTCCCGATTTCCACACACCTGTGGTCCTCAGGGGTCAAAAATGTCCCCATCTGCTTTGATTGATACTTAATTAATATGAAGTGGATTTTCCCCTACTTTTTATTAAAACTTAATTCAAACAttttgacacatttttttttattccatttcaaatttaaatctgataaaaaaacctcataaaaatgaattttttctttgtttttgggtaaaaaataaattaaatcatcagTTATTGTGATTATTGTTTCACAACCAGAGTCGGTTGCTTTAACAGATGATCACAGACGGGTTTATGTCAAAGTTAATTTagaaagctgtttttaaacTACTTCAAGTT
It encodes the following:
- the LOC101480271 gene encoding uncharacterized protein LOC101480271 isoform X3 — its product is MARRSAALFLLLCCSVSRGQSEASVPPPAVISQALPILWDELRGLKELVLSLKAEEVGRRQILRRVESWLRDGEVLAEQQRRSLEGLKEEALRQAEELRERVEELEEQSKARAADVSTLQSRLNSSERSTDDLKKKNSALAAELPFLQTRLRASESTVEQLRRKNAVLAARLCNTESLMEELRQQISEFPASNASSLTPDMLELEARLGARLEELSADAEVESAEVSALGSRLSEAERRLDELHTQTSAVTASWEENLSAVKSQVQQLELTGTAQTDSVKQLQLKLNSTEHQIHELQTETSEIMNQLRDGEKRLEQLKAEHTAQTDSVKQLQLKLNSTEHQIHELQTETSDQSSKLTKLQTNVSASASLQGNLNTEMFTRLRRGDKQLEQLLSEHTAVDVRLRSSETQLEQLDTRAAGRDIELLATKLRLNVTKRQVDELTTQNTVRAAELESVSDRLTAAQRRADELQVRLNQLSASSEEAGELRVAFSAGLTDSGSVGPFDEETTLIFSKIITNIGEAYNQTAGVFTAPVSGLYVFSFTAADYLKGYMGLYLYKNDKPIVFSLDLNDHGGYASTSNAVCLQLEEGDRVHLGLPASYRLYDDSRNFSVFSGFLLFHL
- the LOC101480271 gene encoding uncharacterized protein LOC101480271 isoform X1: MARRSAALFLLLCCSVSRGQSEASVPPPAVISQALPILWDELRGLKELVLSLKAEEVGRRQILRRVESWLRDGEVLAEQQRRSLEGLKEEALRQAEELRERVEELEEQSKARAADVSTLQSRLNSSERSTDDLKKKNSALAAELPFLQTRLRASESTVEQLRRKNAVLAARLCNTESLMEELRQQISEFPASNASSLTPDMLELEARLGARLEELSADAEVESAEVSALGSRLSEAERRLDELHTQTSAVTASWEENLSAVKSQVQQLELTGTAQTDSVKQLQLKLNSTEHQIHELQTETSDQSSKLTKLQTNVSASASLQGNLNTEIMNQLRDGEKRLEQLKAEHTAQTDSVKQLQLKLNSTEHQIHELQTETSDQSSKLTKLQTNVSASASLQGNLNTEMFTRLRRGDKQLEQLLSEHTAVDVRLRSSETQLEQLDTRAAGRDIELLATKLRLNVTKRQVDELTTQNTVRAAELESVSDRLTAAQRRADELQVRLNQLSASSEEAGELRVAFSAGLTDSGSVGPFDEETTLIFSKIITNIGEAYNQTAGVFTAPVSGLYVFSFTAADYLKGYMGLYLYKNDKPIVFSLDLNDHGGYASTSNAVCLQLEEGDRVHLGLPASYRLYDDSRNFSVFSGFLLFHL
- the LOC101480271 gene encoding uncharacterized protein LOC101480271 isoform X2; the encoded protein is MARRSAALFLLLCCSVSRGQSEASVPPPAVISQALPILWDELRGLKELVLSLKAEEVGRRQILRRVESWLRDGEVLAEQQRRSLEGLKEEALRQAEELRERVEELEEQSKARAADVSTLQSRLNSSERSTDDLKKKNSALAAELPFLQTRLRASESTVEQLRRKNAVLAARLCNTESLMEELRQQISEFPASNASSLTPDMLELEARLGARLEELSADAEVESAEVSALGSRLSEAERRLDELHTQTSAVTASWEENLSAVKSQVQQLELTGTAQTDSVKQLQLKLNSTEHQIHELQTETSDQSSKLTKLQTNVSASASLQGNLNTEIMNQLRDGEKRLEQLKAEHTAQTDSVKQLQLKLNSTEHQIHELQTETSDQSSKLTKLQTNVSASASLQGNLNTEMFTRLRRGDKQLEQLLSEHTGRDIELLATKLRLNVTKRQVDELTTQNTVRAAELESVSDRLTAAQRRADELQVRLNQLSASSEEAGELRVAFSAGLTDSGSVGPFDEETTLIFSKIITNIGEAYNQTAGVFTAPVSGLYVFSFTAADYLKGYMGLYLYKNDKPIVFSLDLNDHGGYASTSNAVCLQLEEGDRVHLGLPASYRLYDDSRNFSVFSGFLLFHL
- the LOC101480271 gene encoding uncharacterized protein LOC101480271 isoform X4, with amino-acid sequence MARRSAALFLLLCCSVSRGQSEASVPPPAVISQALPILWDELRGLKELVLSLKAEEVGRRQILRRVESWLRDGEVLAEQQRRSLEGLKEEALRQAEELRERVEELEEQSKARAADVSTLQSRLNSSERSTDDLKKKNSALAAELPFLQTRLRASESTVEQLRRKNAVLAARLCNTESLMEELRQQISEFPASNASSLTPDMLELEARLGARLEELSADAEVESAEVSALGSRLSEAERRLDELHTQTSAVTASWEENLSAVKSQVQQLELTGTAQTDSVKQLQLKLNSTEHQIHELQTETSDQSSKLTKLQTNVSASASLQGNLNTEMFTRLRRGDKQLEQLLSEHTAVDVRLRSSETQLEQLDTRAAGRDIELLATKLRLNVTKRQVDELTTQNTVRAAELESVSDRLTAAQRRADELQVRLNQLSASSEEAGELRVAFSAGLTDSGSVGPFDEETTLIFSKIITNIGEAYNQTAGVFTAPVSGLYVFSFTAADYLKGYMGLYLYKNDKPIVFSLDLNDHGGYASTSNAVCLQLEEGDRVHLGLPASYRLYDDSRNFSVFSGFLLFHL
- the LOC101480271 gene encoding uncharacterized protein LOC101480271 isoform X5, encoding MARRSAALFLLLCCSVSRGQSEASVPPPAVISQALPILWDELRGLKELVLSLKAEEVGRRQILRRVESWLRDGEVLAEQQRRSLEGLKEEALRQAEELRERVEELEEQSKARAADVSTLQSRLNSSERSTDDLKKKNSALAAELPFLQTRLRASESTVEQLRRKNAVLAARLCNTESLMEELRQQISEFPASNASSLTPDMLELEARLGARLEELSADAEVESAEVSALGSRLSEAERRLDELHTQTSAVTASWEENLSAVKSQVQQLELTGTAQTDSVKQLQLKLNSTEHQIHELQTETSDQSSKLTKLQTNVSASASLQGNLNTEMFTRLRRGDKQLEQLLSEHTGRDIELLATKLRLNVTKRQVDELTTQNTVRAAELESVSDRLTAAQRRADELQVRLNQLSASSEEAGELRVAFSAGLTDSGSVGPFDEETTLIFSKIITNIGEAYNQTAGVFTAPVSGLYVFSFTAADYLKGYMGLYLYKNDKPIVFSLDLNDHGGYASTSNAVCLQLEEGDRVHLGLPASYRLYDDSRNFSVFSGFLLFHL